AGCCATACTTACGAGAAATCGAGAGGGACCTTTGAGACGATGACGCTGACATTGAGCTCGCCGCTGGTGCCAGGCGGACCAAATGCGACGATCGGCTCATTCACATTCTCCCGCTGCCGAGAAGATTTGCGCAGGGGAGGAGGATCGAGTGATCGTTCGAGTTCCGCCTTCCTAACGGCTCGGTAAAACACAGTCTGGTCTTCGACCCAGCTTTCGGGATAAATGAATTCTGTCATTCAATCAAACCTACTTAACCATCACAAAAGAAACCGATCGCTACcggtgcttaacattaaaaaaaaaaaaaaagacatgtTTTTGGTAGATGACTGAACTTACTAACCGAATCCTTCATTCACCTCGATGTAGCGACTGTACCCTTTGATAGGATACAGCACGTCCAGCTTCAGATTGCGGCCGCTCTCCGGAGCGAATCCCAGGAGGAAGCTCGTGAGTCCAGCGAAGTTTGCCCCGACGGCGACGAGCGAAGCCGACCCAACCCCGGCAAGAATCCTCCTTTGGAAGGTGGATGCTAATGGCGCGAACCGTTCAGCAGGAGTTCTGATAATCTCCGGTCGACTTAAGACCTCTTGTTCGCGAATGCGCGGTTCTTTCCTGTCCCCGCCGGACTGAGCCGTGTAAACCTGCCGGAAAGTATGACTGGGAATACTGTGCCGTAAGAATGACATTTTATGTTGTTCACTTCACTCTATGAGCTGAAATTTAGAGTTACCTATGATGTAATTTTATTGCAAGAAACAGTTTCATTTGGTGCAATTTTATTGATTGGTGTTATCCACTTCTGGTGGTTCATATTTTTCCAGTTCAATATATTGTATGTGTCTTTAATTTGTCAAtagatgtttttttttttaaaaaaaagcttttatgtccccaaccccccccccccccccccccctccccccaacACGCGCGCACACACACTCACACTAAAACAGAACCATAAGCTATCTATACATATGTCAAATGGAACATTTTATAGTTAATGTGAGCCCTACGGATCAGCAACAGTAGCCAATGTACGTGGTTGATGTCGAAGAGGGATTAACTTAACTCGGCATATATATGGTGTTCGCGAGTTCGCATCGACTGTGGTGTTCGCAAGTAATTGCATAATTGTACTCTTTCTTTGTTTAgccacaatttttttctttcttctgtcTTTACAAAATTGTTAGTTCATAGACACCTATTTCCGGCTGGCGCCGATCACCCGATTGAGCAAAACATTTGAAATGCTCATGGAAATGAGtttctggaaaaaaaataattattctgCTGGAAACAATTAAGATGAGAATCGCTTGCCCATGATGGTGAGCTCTTGAACGTCAAGAAGGCTCTTACATGATGGCTGAGGTGATGAAGGATTATGTTATTCCTAAGCTCGAAGATGCTATTGATGAAGTAAAGAAAGTAACTCATTTATCGCTGGTGAAAGAAACCGAGAAGGCCGTAGAGGATTCATTGTATAAAACTGAACGGGAACCCGAATCGCAAGAATGTTGGTGTGTGCCATGACCCCCCTTTTCAAAGTGGGGGAAAGTTTGAACTTAGGCCACGGGCTACCAGCAGTGACAGTGACGATGAATTGCTGTACTACAACTCTGCCACTGTTATGTAGCATTAGATCAAATTACGACAATTACTGCTTGAGTGTCGGTGGCGACGCTTTTGCTTAATGCAAACACCCTGCAGACTGAGGCATATGCAGTTCTTCTGAAAGCTAATGAAGCTGTAATTGGCGTTCTGAAGCAAGACCAGGCAACGATATCTAGACTGACAACACTGAACTCGCTCAAAACGCTGCAATAATTGTTGAAGAACATTATGATTAAATATCTGATAGGACCTATAGCAGAATTTTCATCACAAGGAACTACTGACATATCTGGTAGATCAATCTAAGACCTTAGACTATTAGCATACCGTGTCTCATCAAACAACGCGAATCTCTCGATGCTCCGTcggtggatttttttttttttgattacTGCTCAGTTGGTGAATAGTGAGTACAATTGTGTCCTTCCTGTGTCAAACACATCTTCGCATGATAGCAGAATCTTCTTCACAAGGACCTACTGATATATCTGGTAGATCAATCTAAGACTTTAGACTACTAGTATCCCGTGCCTCATCAAACGACGCGAATCTCTCGATGCTCAGTtggtggatttttttttttttgggataactGCACAGTTGGTGATAGCGAGTACAATTGTGTTCTTCCAGTGTCAACCACATCTTCGCATGACGATTGCAGCAGCTCTAACGTCAATCCAAGCCTGTTGTTGTTTGCAGGTTTGATATGAATGATTAGCCTGTTGCAACTATATTATGGTGACTTATGAAGTGTTAAGTAACTTTTTACCTAAGCAAGTAAGGTTCTTTAAGATCACAAATTAAAATGACCTGCTAAGTCTTTAGCAACTTGCTTTGTACATgactaaattaattaaatttgattaacATGAAGTCGATTTAGGTGATTCGGCGTCTGTTCCATTCAAGTAAGGTTTCGGGATTGAGTCTTGAATCTAGATTAACGTTGGGAGTGTACACGGGATTGAGTCTTGAATCTAGATTAATTGTTGGGTAGTTTCGGGATTGAGTCTTGAATCTAGATTAATCATTGGGAATCTTGAATTTACTATATTAACTCAAATATGTGGCtcttataattagaaaaataaattatatatatatgaacaatTTAGGATAGAGAACGGAAAATCAAAGGGTCTCTCCTTTATAGCAGCAATAGATAGACCGAAGTGCTTATTCACCGaatagtaaaaattttaacattcTAAGCCTCCCACATAGATTTTTCCACTATGGCATTTTGTTGCTGATGTAACTGACTCAATCCTACCATCCTCTGTTGATTATGAAACCCTTTCAGCTGCAAAATTTCTTTCTGATGCTCCTGCAAATTCCTCGGTGATCCCGTCCCTCCGATCCCCAAGAAATCGACAGTCATCGTCTCTCGGCCACTCCCGATGAATAATCCCATATGGTCATCCTCATGCTCCACATTCTTTGGCAGTAGACCGTTCTGATCAAACAATAATCTGTTGAACATCCCCATATTGCTCACCAGGCCGGATGCCTCCTCACCGCCATTGCTTACGTCCAAAAAATGCGACGAGATCTCCTGTTGTCGATCGTCCTTTTGCATGAACCGATCATCATACCCTCCGTCGACTGGCCTGCAGGTCACGTGGGACTGGCCATTCTGGTCAGCTTGGATGTGATGATTGTATGGACCACTGAGTTGTTGAATTTCTTCCATAGATGATGACATTGATGATGTCATCTTCGTACCGTAGTTTGGCTGCATTAGTGGAGAATTCAAACCTGTCGATAATATCAGCAGTTCAATATGTCAGCATTTGTACAAAGTAGTCACTACAAATAGTTACAGAGTcagagaaaatatatatttttgtataatCACGATAATTTACTTGCAGTTGCACCCATCTGGGCTGCTTTTTGAAGCAATGCGGTGGCAGACATATGAGCCGAACCAAGCAGTTGGTTGTTGCTGCCATTCCCGACATTGGTGAAGCTCGCAGCTGAAGAGCCGAGGAGACTCCCGATCGAGAACACACCGTTCGAGGCCTTTGTTGGGTAGGCGTTACCATTGAGCTTGAAACCTCCATTCTGGAAGTTCGGTAAATGAGTTTTGGTGTCCGAGTGGTCGAGGAATTCGGGCACCGTAGAAGATGGGTTGGGGTTGTGCAAGGgaagtgaagaagaagagagctCGGGATGAACTTGGGCTGTTGCATTTGGTGCGGTGAGCTTCGGAGGGAGTCCTTGATGGTtgactttactgttttcttcGGTCAAAGCGTCGCAGAAAGCTCTGTGCGTAATGAAACTGTCCCTTCTGtaacataaattaaaaaattaacggAAACCGTAAGTTCGTTGTAGTAATAGTCTGCAGGTGATAaatttttcggttataatgGAGACTTATCGGCCTAATACCATAAAGTTTTtaggaaataaaattaaatgtttGAGCCATGTGCTTGAATGCAATAAATTACTAATTAGAAAAAAACTACCAAGCTTTATCCATTAAAAATCGACTTGCATGCCAGATTCAATTCATTCGAGAAAAATTCAGTTGAAATATGTTATTTAGATTACAAAAGATATaagaaattctaaaaatgtaaaattctGGATACGAAATTAATCAGTCTAAAATCAACAATATCTGATCACGATTCAATTGAATCGATTGTCATGAGCTTAATGCAATTGCTATccaattaattcaattcatttcaatTAAACCGATGAATATTTCATACAACATACATAGTTCATgtacaattaaattaaactgaATCTAactgaaatgaaattaattaaaatcttttCTTATAATAAATGATTCCAAAGGGGTGGTTGAGATTCAAAGTTGagaattatcatttttttattagcgaaatttaaattaaattattacttAATATTAGAGGCCAtgcaaattaattataatatatggtTTGCCCATTACAACAATAGAGCTATAATAATGTTCGATGGTCcacaaaatttattaaatgttGTCATTACAAAATCATTATACAATTATTAAGTTTCAAATCAATCGCATCGTGCATATGGAAAATGTTCGTCATACCCAATTTAAATTTAGATATGATATAGACCACGACTTCACTTATCCAACTAATCTCTTAAATAATGTTGATTATGTTATCAGGTCATGCGACTTATTGGATCTTTAATTTTAGCAATCTTAATCAACTAAGAAGATATCAATAATTTGTAAGCACAAAATAGGGATTCAATATTGAAAGTTAGTGAGTCCATGCAACTGCCCACGTACGTGATGAGCCGCCTAACGGATTTATATAAGTTagttcaacaaaaaaaaaagaacatcaaaTAACATAAGTTAATGTAAACAATTGATTTctatttatgtttatttatttattttcgttATGACCCGATGGAAACAGATTTTTATTACTTATACCCAACTAAGCAGATtgtttacttaattttttttctctggttTCTTTTTTCGGCATGGATGAACTGGTATTGCAAGTTTAATGGGTCCAACTAATTCAAATCTAGATTTGAGTCAAGTTGATTCACTAAGGGATAAACATCTTTCAAATGTACGTGTATTTTTGTCATTCAAAAACTCGAATATGAGAGTTTATTTAGTGGAATAGACGCCGAGTTATTTAAACCAATTCACATtgatttctccttttctttttaaaattattatttttccttcgGTACGCATCAACAGGTATTTGGAAATCCAAATAGGAATAAACTAATCTAGGTTCGCATCGAGTCGGTTCACTAAAAtataaaactctcccaattATGAATTTAATGCATTCATGAAACTCGAATTCGAAATAGAACGAGATCAAATTATCTAAACAGCCCAACGttagttttttaaaattaatttacttgaaaagaGACATATAACAAACCCATCATTGTAGCCAACAAACTAGTTTCATACTATTGCCAACCCACCTAACTATGCCGAGCGGGCTGCTAAAACTTAATTAGCACGTTTcaccaaaagaaagaaaaaataatcagCATGCTTATATCCTAGAAGATTCTTAACTGGTTTGAAATCTCCCTAATTAACCCTAGAATTAACATTCCTTAACTGATCAGTTGATTAAACTTTTAACGAGGTGTTTCACGATAGTTTGTAATTACCGGATGATAGTCGAAAGAAAGCATAAAGTATGGTAGAAAGATATGGATTTAATTAGTGAGAACCTGGAGAAGATGGTTCCACAGTCGCATTTGTACTCCCTCGTGCCGCACGTTTTGGAATGAGCTTTCCAGTCCGACTGCACCGCATACTTCTTCGAGCACCTCTCGCACTTCCACTTCTTCTCGCCGTGTTTCCTGCTGAAGTGCTTCTTTATACCCGTAAGGTCGCCCAGTGCTCGTGCAGGGTTATGGTGCACGCACGTCTGCTCAGGGCACACATACACTCTCTTCCGGACCTCGGTGCTTGATCTCTGCTTCAACTTCCACGGTAGGTTGTGGCCTCGTCTGTGAAGCTGGAGGTTCTGGTCTCTCTGGAAGCCTTTGTTGCAGATCTCGCACACGAATCGGTTTGTAGCCATGAGGGTGGTCGGGGATAGTGCGATAACTTCAGCATTTGGATCTGCATGTACATAGAAGCGATACTCTAGAATATTAAGTTTGAAAAAATTATCGGGATATCAAAGTGaaaatgataattattaatCATCTTGCGCAGTCTGGGCAAAGTAATTAATTGAGATTACAGTCTGCTAATTTTCGATGAACTTGAAAATCTTTTAGTATATCTGTAATTAATATTGGAGATAttattaatacatatatactaaGACATCCTTTTCACTATATGCacaaactttttttaaaaaaaattcatatatttttatttgaaaaaagaaaaggactttCTCGTGTACACACTTGGTTTGTCAATAAAATCTCCTTTTGTATGTCGGGGACAAGGTAATCGGATAGTCAGCCGTGGCATTTCCAATGggcttttttttctaaaataataatgattaaatagtTAAATGT
Above is a window of Punica granatum isolate Tunisia-2019 chromosome 7, ASM765513v2, whole genome shotgun sequence DNA encoding:
- the LOC116213573 gene encoding zinc finger protein GAI-ASSOCIATED FACTOR 1-like translates to MSNISSGGGGGGEVGSFSSSGNNTPAHNNNKKNSLLLSASSTVSNGSTVNPPPPTSVNKKKRNLPGTPDPNAEVIALSPTTLMATNRFVCEICNKGFQRDQNLQLHRRGHNLPWKLKQRSSTEVRKRVYVCPEQTCVHHNPARALGDLTGIKKHFSRKHGEKKWKCERCSKKYAVQSDWKAHSKTCGTREYKCDCGTIFSRRDSFITHRAFCDALTEENSKVNHQGLPPKLTAPNATAQVHPELSSSSLPLHNPNPSSTVPEFLDHSDTKTHLPNFQNGGFKLNGNAYPTKASNGVFSIGSLLGSSAASFTNVGNGSNNQLLGSAHMSATALLQKAAQMGATASLNSPLMQPNYGTKMTSSMSSSMEEIQQLSGPYNHHIQADQNGQSHVTCRPVDGGYDDRFMQKDDRQQEISSHFLDVSNGGEEASGLVSNMGMFNRLLFDQNGLLPKNVEHEDDHMGLFIGSGRETMTVDFLGIGGTGSPRNLQEHQKEILQLKGFHNQQRMVGLSQLHQQQNAIVEKSMWEA
- the LOC116213647 gene encoding psbP domain-containing protein 7, chloroplastic-like, coding for MSFLRHSIPSHTFRQVYTAQSGGDRKEPRIREQEVLSRPEIIRTPAERFAPLASTFQRRILAGVGSASLVAVGANFAGLTSFLLGFAPESGRNLKLDVLYPIKGYSRYIEVNEGFEFIYPESWVEDQTVFYRAVRKAELERSLDPPPLRKSSRQRENVNEPIVAFGPPGTSGELNVSVIVSKVPLDFSIESFGGPKEVGEAVLRTVIASSRRPNVKGSLIESNLREDPSTNVRYYGLEFKVESPTFQRHNVAVCCARSGKLFTLNAQSPESTWPSVKADFYTIAGSFRLTS